The following are encoded together in the Deltaproteobacteria bacterium genome:
- the ftsZ gene encoding cell division protein FtsZ, with translation MKFEFVDEVERGGYHAKIKVLGVGGAGGNAINNMISSDLGGVDFIVANTDSQDLEKSLCSQKIQLGPSITKGLGAGADPEIGRTSAEESVTEIRDALDRSDMVFIAAGMGGGTGTGASPVAARLSRENGALTVAVVTKPFRFEGDPRMKRAMEGIEALKKQVDSLIIIPNERLKSLGDKATPLKDLFVKADEVLLQAVKGIADLIMSRGFINLDFADVKKVMEQMGTALMGMGRASGENRACEAAQKAINSPLLEDISIEGAKGLLMNITGPSDMTMDEVDAASNYIKNEVNENAEVFWGMVLDDTLKDEVQITVIATGIDAHEMPQERNYLRAVVKDTVKNPPPEYDNVVRLRDVTAEDIEESWTVRKNGVNLDTPTFLREKQVTSESSKEEPDKQERKSFFDKFRFKENLDYPTFMRAKAD, from the coding sequence ATGAAATTTGAATTTGTGGATGAAGTGGAAAGGGGAGGCTACCATGCCAAGATTAAGGTTTTGGGTGTCGGAGGTGCCGGGGGAAATGCCATTAATAACATGATCAGTTCCGACCTGGGGGGCGTCGACTTCATTGTGGCGAATACCGACTCCCAGGACCTGGAGAAATCCCTCTGCTCACAGAAGATCCAGTTGGGCCCTTCCATCACCAAGGGACTCGGGGCAGGGGCTGACCCTGAGATCGGGAGGACATCGGCGGAGGAGAGCGTCACCGAAATCAGAGATGCACTGGATCGTTCCGATATGGTCTTTATCGCCGCGGGAATGGGTGGCGGTACAGGGACCGGCGCTTCTCCGGTGGCGGCTCGTCTCAGCAGGGAGAATGGTGCGTTAACCGTGGCGGTGGTGACGAAGCCCTTCAGATTTGAAGGCGATCCGCGAATGAAAAGGGCCATGGAGGGCATTGAAGCGCTTAAAAAACAGGTGGACAGCCTGATCATCATTCCCAATGAACGGCTCAAGAGTCTGGGAGATAAGGCGACGCCCCTGAAAGACCTCTTTGTAAAGGCGGATGAAGTCCTCCTCCAGGCGGTCAAGGGGATCGCGGATCTTATTATGAGCCGCGGATTCATCAACCTGGATTTTGCCGATGTGAAAAAGGTCATGGAACAGATGGGGACGGCCTTAATGGGCATGGGGAGAGCGAGCGGTGAAAACAGGGCATGTGAGGCGGCACAGAAGGCCATCAACAGTCCCCTGTTGGAGGATATCTCCATTGAGGGGGCCAAAGGACTTCTCATGAACATCACCGGACCTTCGGACATGACCATGGATGAAGTGGACGCCGCATCCAATTACATCAAGAACGAAGTCAATGAGAACGCGGAGGTTTTCTGGGGAATGGTCCTGGACGATACCCTGAAAGACGAGGTCCAGATAACCGTTATCGCCACCGGAATTGACGCTCATGAGATGCCGCAGGAACGGAATTATCTCAGGGCCGTGGTCAAGGATACGGTCAAAAACCCGCCTCCAGAGTATGACAACGTGGTGAGGCTGAGAGATGTAACCGCCGAGGATATTGAAGAGAGCTGGACAGTGAGGAAGAATGGCGTCAATCTGGACACCCCCACATTCTTAAGAGAGAAACAGGTCACCTCCGAATCATCCAAAGAAGAACCTGATAAGCAGGAGAGGAAAAGTTTTTTCGACAAATTTCGTTTTAAGGAAAATCTGGATTACCCGACATTCATGAGGGCAAAAGCCGATTGA